ACTCCATTCCGACAATGTAGCCTGTCTAACCACTGCATTCTCTATTTCAATTCCAAAATCAACCTCAAAGCTTAAGTGGAAGTGATATTCTAAGAGATAGAAAAGGGCAATTATATAAGGAGAACAGAACTCAAAATGTTTTGATCCTCCTGAATAACTACTTTGCAAAAATGCGACTTTTATCAGCATTAGGTGCGGAAATTAGGACTCACAATTGAAAACTACCGATCAGGGCAAGTGCGACAGAAAAAGGTACCCTGAGACAACTGGCAACAAGTGCGCGCGTCCATTTGAATGTGTGATGTCAGACGGGTGGCTGCCACAGCGCTGTGAAGCGGTAAGAGCGATTGGGCGCATCCCAGAACTCCGTTAGTCCTGAAAAGAAATAcatttaacaaatttaaaagtCAGGTTTAGCCTAATTAAGTGAAATATAAAGGAGAAACCGATAGGGAAAGGAACCTGGTGAGAATGGTGGAAAGAGAACGGCGAGACTGAAGGCGCTGGCCGAGAAGGGATTGTACACTTGGTGAGGAACTTACTGTTGATGGCCTACTGCTGGAGAGAAGTGTCCGAGAAAACGACATGCAACGCCTCGCCATGATTTTTGCTCGTCTACTACTGTATTATCCCACTGGGAACGATGAGATTCAGATTTCAGGGTTTAAGGGACGAGCTAGCAAAATCTCGGTTCGAGCTGTGGGCCTCTTATGAAACGGGTACATACTTTTAGAATTTGGGCTTCTTGCCAGAGAAGTTGAAGCAAGTGAAAAAgtattgaaaaaattgatgagGAAGTGAGAAAttaataggaaaaattacataaatacgTGACTTAATATTGTCATAATCACTAAAATTTTGTAccatctaaaaaaaattacaaaatttctaaaaaaaattacaaaatttattttttaaatacatcCCCTCCGCTCACGAATACATTTATATTACTTTTCCAATACATTCTTCCTATTAAGTAATATATCGTGTGCAATATATTATATTGGACAACCAAGAAATATTTCGACAGTAATGAAAAATGTCAGATTTTTGTAATTGGGGGAAACTTTTTGGATAAGATCTAATTAATCCCAAATATATGAGGTTCTTATACATATATACCAAACAAGAGTGAGTTACTCTGACGGTAAGCATCCTCATTTTCAATAATCAATTTGTGAGTTTGAATAATCAAAAGAGTATTAAATTGGGGAAGatagatatgaaaaatgaaaaacaataataatgatgaaataACTGGCAACTTAACTTTTACCATTCACTCTATTctaaattatgatatttctGTAATTTGCTTGATcaagtttcataaaaatatggaacattagaagaaaatcaaaaaaaaaatattgatgaaataattaGATTTAGTGCAAATCTAGTCTGAATGGTTCGGTTACCAAACATAACGATGGGCCGCGACAAGATCCATAACCTGTTCCTCTTGCCAGTTAACAGTTGGCCCATGTCATGTGTAATTGAGCCACTCAAATCAATTACTCTACTACTTAAAACAGACTCCAATATAGCTTCCAAATTTATGAGTTTTCAATTGTCTCATGTATATTCTCGCTTAAATGGCACAAATTCACTATTTTGTCTTTCagattgattttttatttatacagcGCTATTTCCTTGCAATCTCTTTActaatacattaaaatatagTGATACAAGAGTCTTTTCTcatgataattaaaaataataattcatatatttgtctacttttacttttatcttttgtcattaaaatttaaattcgcATTCGTAATCAAGTGGATCTAGCTAGCTTATCCCATCagttaaatatcatttttaagtcTTTGAGGCTTGATTATTAAAATCCAATTTAATAAGTTCAAATTCTTGAATTAAATTTGAGGGAGAAAAATTTCCTAACAACTCTTGGTTGGTGCTTTTTGaggaaaaaattatgaatattattgTGACTGTTTATCAAGGACTACTCACTACAAGACAAGGCTATATCTAATCCAACCTAAAAAAGAACATGaagttgaaatttaaaaaacaagtcaattttctaaaaatttgaaaattgaaaaacttgtTCAAGATCAgtattaaatgaaataatgattGTTATCGATAACATTTTGATTTTtcctaaataaaattattaacatgatttaaatttagatatattttttttaaaatcttcaactttaaatatttatgttttttttttcctttaaccaaataaaatcaaatcgGCTACTTATCTTTCACGGGTTGAAGGAATATTTTTAACACAACGTGATAACttgaatcaaaatatatatgaaaaaaaagtttttttctttttgtaaagaATTTTGCACCTACTATTATTTAGATGGACTCAAAATAAACTTCACTTCTTTATACAACTGTTATTGTCTGTACATCacccataaaaaaaaaaaaaaaagacaaaccACACTAAGCAATCCTTTAGCTTGACTGAAGAAATATACAGAATATTTCAAAACTAAAACTCTCGTTTAAAAGATCACTTACTCAACCAACTATAACACCTATAGGTTATATggaattatatttacatatatttatttcttaaaaagttataaatactTCCTTAAACCATTAAAGTGTAACTTAATTCTCGCATTACGAGTCATATATAACGTCGGCATCAAGTCATTATTGTACTAAAAGTTCAGCAGGTCGCCAATCTCTATCTAATGAAATGTTTTAGACAAATGAGTAGAACAACAGATTTACCTTTATTTGTTCTTTGAAATTGTCTTAattccataaaaaaaaagtagtttatacatattttttgtgACAAAGCGTTGCAAATTAACACTGATGAGTAGGGCTGGCCGGTGAGTGTTTGATATTTGGTGTgcgatttttaaatttaatatttaatgattGATATTTAAAAGTAgatatcaaatattaaaatttaaaattttggtatttttaaaactaaatctCAATTTGATATCGTATTCAATAATATGTATATCCAAATTAAAATTGTAGCTTATtgtattacaaaattaaaagaatttctccaattgtttctattttttaacCTGGAGGAACATATATTAGAAGATCAATAAGTAAAAAGACATCATGAAAAGCAAAGATACAAACTAAAAGACATATTTGGGTTGCTTAAATTTATTCTTCAACTTTCTCATTGAAATTTGAACTTGTACTAATGAGTAATGGACATATTAATACatgatatttattaatttaaaaattcaatattaagAAAATACTGAATGCCAAATTATCAAAAAGTTTGATTCGATTTGATAATTCTAAAATTTTGCTTCCAAGTGTTGCACCAAATATGGAATGCCAAATTACCAAAAAGTTTAATTGGATTTGAtaatttggttttgattttatttttttttaattttaaaatattactgGGCAGTTCTGTTCTAACCCTTCCATTATACTAGTGGATAGCGAgctaagaaattaaataaatttcataagttGTTCTATAATTGtaagaaattaaattagatCAGACTTGTCCTTGATGTACGTGTGTAGGTTCAAATACGTTTTTATTAGTCTTTTAATTATGTCTAACTAAAAGTCGTGAGaagtaaaaacatttttagaGTTTGTTTAAATGAActtattatttactttatataagtcaaaaattttaattaaaattattaacttacaaattttggttttacttttattttttggactTCAAAACTAGTGTTTAAAAATGTTTCTTTCgttaaatattcaataaaaataataattattctttttttactttttttatccctaataatttttttatccctAATTACTGGTGACCTTTTGAATTGACActcatcaaaaaataattattaaaatagtgagtttattattttatccctatttattatgaaatatataaattaaacacttaagattttcaaaaaaaatttcaaattgaagatataatatgtaaaaaaaatattttcacttgatttattaaattaaataaaaaattaataataagtataaaaaaataaacaaataattaaatacgaATACGTCACATTTGTTACTCAAGAGTAatatttgatctttttcttttcttttctcgaTTTAAAAAGAATAGCCGACAAGCGTTACTTTCTCAAGCCTTAGAACATGCATCGCATTTATTgactttatataaaataaagttaaagatACAATTAATTTTCTACTATAAAGACGTGACACGTAGATTTTAATCGCATTGGAATTTTAAACCGTAAACGAATTGCCTATCATTCCACCAAAGCTGGGCTCACTCGCGCCTTAATTTGTGGCAGTTACCCCGGCGTCTAAATTGACCCTCTTCCTTTTTTTACGCTCTCaaattatcaaacaaaattatcaaaaataacgAAAAATCTTTTTGTCAGGAAAATTTTAACTATAATGATCAGAATGGTCATTTACGGTATAAACAAGTttactttttgatatttttatttttatttaaatttaaatttattaattattttttaaaacataaaaagtttCCCAATACATGGGGATTAGACTTGTTCTCACATTTttataattacatgttaatttcaatttcttttaaaaagacTACAAAATGATAGccttaatgattttttttcttccctcTACTTtccaatataaatttttaagaacacaaatttgaaatttaacattaataaataaaatttaaaatttaaatgacaaGATAAAcactaataatattaaatttaaaataaatttatctcacaagcaattcaaattaaaaattcataaaataacttaacaagtaaaattatttattaaaagtgtCATATATATTGGTCATTTATAtactactattactattactactattactactactactactactactaataataataataataataataataaaaaaaaaattatatttctcaaCTTTGTGATTTAGAgatgatatattttttgtaaaagaaagTGGCTCACATCTATTTCAATTGTTACATATATAACTTTGATATAGCTAAATCTTTTTTAGCTAAAGGAAatcaaaaaattgattcaattttttttttataaaataaaaattatacaagGTATGTGTGACCCTTCTCGTAGTATTTTGAGGTATGTTTGAAGAGCCAAGATCATTTTTCGCTAAAAGTGAAAAActtgttaaaattttttaacaaaataaaaatataaaaggtaTATTTGACCCTTCTCGAAATATTTCGAGTTATATTTGATCTTCTTCATACATGaattttgtcttttttatttattttttatcttctttaatttcatgactaattttgatatactattttgatgatcaaatttaatttttcacttaTCTTCTTGCAAAGTCTATTATGGATGCATCAACATTTTTataactacaaaataaaattcaatataaccgcaaaaaaatgattaattttagttgcttttttaaaaaaaatttatttttatttcgttcactattctttttatttcttattaattCTCATGTTTTCTACACTAAAGAATGAAAGCGAAAAATTAAACATGAACAACAAACTCAAATAATGataaacaaatatattcatAAGGGAGATAATTAAGATCAAAATTAACCATTGaattaaaaaactcaaaaataaaatcacgtGAAAAACTATCTGATTTTCCTCTATGTGAATATTGTTtggttaaataactaaaataaataaattaaaaatctaaagTATAACTTTCGTTAGTCAAAGAGGATGCATAAGTTATTTAGTTTGCCCATGTAACAGTAAATGTATATGTGATCTTTTCTCTACGGAATATATATTATCTCTATATCACAAAATTAAGGAGTATATCAAATCTTTTTCTCGtaataataattcaacataatcTGCACAATATTATTGTGATGATGATCAAATAAACAATGTGGTATAGTagaaatgtaaaaaatattctatatcttatttgattattctatatatatatcaatgttAGTATTGTATTAAAAAGAGAGTATTCAGCCTTGATATTAAGAcaattatataataagaaataattttcttaattcaaGACATCACTATGAAAATTGCATTATtattaatagttatttaaaatatctaagtcccaagattatattattatttttctaaaagaaaaacatacacGATGTATAAacagttaattaattagtgaaAAAACGTATTAATCATTATGAATTGTAAATTTCAGAAtccatatttattttacttatattgCATGTTGCTGAGAATCTGAGAGTAACGTGTTAATGTTAATTATAGTCTTGTATCTGCACTATATTACGTCAATTTGATAACTTATAGATCATTACTCATATTTGttattaatatgaaaagtatataattttataaattattatgttttaataaatttaggctatttatttgaatattttaacatataatctaaaacaatattaataacgacaatcaaaactcaaaacacCTTAGAGATGCAaatatcacaatattattaaaataatatatttcatcaGTGTCGATCCTATTTAACAACAATCATATTGAATATGTGATAGTTTTGCACCCTTATATTATGTTGACTTGATAATATGTAAActattacttatttattattattaatatgagttctaactaaataaatttataaagttgctttcaaataaacttaaaatacatatttaaataattttgtaagtataatttgaaaatatttcaataaaaataaggcAAAACTCAAAacactttatatataataaacatCGAAACATAcagaaatcataaattttttattacttataagTATCGaccctaattaattttttaagaataatgtcacaaaacacttttttttatatatatttttagtttattatttaataattatattttaatataattatttatagaCAAACTTAGTTGGAGAGGTAAGTGTATAGTGTATATTTCTTATAGTACATAAAGTGTaaatgtttaaatttaaaacatagagagtgtatttaaaattgatcatattacaacaaaataataatgtattaattatatatacatagagaATTTgacattaaaacaaataaattatgcttttttttcaaggaaatatgattttctttgtGCTCTTAAAAAGTATTTACGTTGATGAAGTTCcaatagatatataaaataaatacttttattgTTTCATTCATAGgataaatttaatcaatttaagtgcttaaatataattatttattttcaccatagtctaattattttttataagaagagtaaaaaaaaaagtcaagaagGATAAGTGAAATgacaaatagaaaaagaattgaagaagTAATAAAGTATGAGACCCAAAAAATTCatcttatcaaaataattaatgctcatagtattttaaaaaataccaaaagttaattttattttagaagaaAAGGCTATAATAGTCTTTTTCACTATACTGGTCAAATTCTGATCATATTTTTCTGATCATTTAGCACttctccaaaaataaaaaataaaaaaaattatcaaataaaacacGTAATAAATTACCACAATTGTCACACTCTGTTAAATGGTAAGAAATACTTCATTAAAGAACCTTTATTTCCTCAATTGGAAATAATACTATAAGTAATTTGATAGAAATTTTTCTGTGtacataattaaaatttcaataattgcatcaatttaaaaaaaggatGACAAATTGACAATCATATTAAAGATGGTAGGTGTAACTTCACTACATAATTTTTTGTGTCCCTTTTCATGCTCGGAGCTCAATTTCTTTgctttcttaaaaataaaaaaagcaagaaaattaTACTGACTCCTATTTCACAGGGCCTCCGTTGAAGTCTATTGATTTGGTAGTTGATAAAGTTAGAACCGAATGACTAATAAATTCCTTTAACTTTGTCGTATATTAGCTCTATATTCTTTGCGTGATTAGTGATGGATCTACTTTCCTATTTATATTATGGAATCAATAATTTTGTATTGATTCCTAAAATTGTTGAATCAATAAATGTTATGCCCATAAGATCAGGAGTAGTAAAAGCTAGATGTGTCGGTGGTAATAGTAAATAAACAacctttactttttttattttacactCAAACTTCAGTTACACCAAGCGAGGCAACCACTCTGCTAAACAAGAAATTTCTATACTTATAGTACTCTGTTCTCTACTTTTTAGGGCATTTCTTCTTCTCTGCAATTTTTTCAAGTCCAATTTTCATCAAATGCTGTCACCTTACTCCGACGAGTCGCCGGGCGCCGATGAAGCTATGCGCAAACCTCAAAAAACTAACAACAATGATTTTCTAAAGAATGCTGTGAGTAATTTCCAGTATCAGATTTCTAC
This window of the Solanum pennellii chromosome 2, SPENNV200 genome carries:
- the LOC107009339 gene encoding uncharacterized protein LOC107009339 gives rise to the protein MARRCMSFSRTLLSSSRPSTVSSSPSVQSLLGQRLQSRRSLSTILTRTNGVLGCAQSLLPLHSAVAATRLTSHIQMDARTCCQLSQGIFSQKTFAKVVITVVGAGILGLPYSFKKTGWVMGSLMLLSVIQ